In one window of Phycisphaerales bacterium DNA:
- a CDS encoding arylsulfatase: MQWNATRGMLVAMAVGGLSASALAQAEGDAFNRAVRTADHLEPAIPNGEQDRQAAAKLRSLRERFGRPPNILILVADDMGWGDPGVYGGGIAVGAPTPTIDRMANRGLRLTSTYSQPTCTPTRAAIMTGRIPTRSGLTRPILTGEQVLVNPWEAEVSAAEILSGNGYTTALIGKWHVGEQEGMRPHEVGFDEYYGILSVVSEFSQQFDERLYPDLVLRPERMAAVAKLSEPAITKGVKGGPLEIAEELATTDDLGQLDQRFADASEDFIRRTVDADRPFYLVHAFSRVHNDNYPAEGYAGKSPAGFPYKDGIIEIDDITERLLGVLADTGQLENTLVFFTSDNGANEDLSPDAGFQPWRGGKGTTWEGGVRVPGIAYWPGTIAAGRQSDGLFDLCDLFNTSLAVAGLDIPSVTSEELYIDGVDQTSFLLADDGQSNREAVFMYSENTLMAVRWLEYKVHFRVFQTHAPRRNLDETTIAATGMSPWVYNLYMDPKEQASTGHSRFEWGIPQVLQKAGAHNATFEKFPRKDIGLRKP, from the coding sequence ATGCAATGGAACGCGACCCGTGGCATGCTCGTCGCAATGGCGGTGGGCGGCCTGAGTGCATCCGCCTTGGCCCAGGCCGAGGGCGACGCCTTCAACCGAGCCGTGCGCACCGCCGACCACCTCGAGCCGGCCATCCCCAACGGCGAGCAGGACCGCCAGGCCGCCGCCAAGCTGCGAAGCCTCCGCGAGCGCTTCGGTCGCCCGCCCAACATCCTGATCCTCGTGGCCGATGACATGGGCTGGGGCGATCCGGGCGTCTACGGCGGCGGCATCGCCGTCGGAGCGCCGACCCCGACGATCGACCGGATGGCCAACCGGGGCCTGCGGCTGACGTCGACCTACTCCCAGCCCACGTGCACGCCCACGCGCGCGGCGATCATGACCGGTCGCATCCCGACGCGCAGCGGCCTGACGCGGCCCATCCTGACCGGCGAGCAAGTCCTGGTCAACCCGTGGGAGGCCGAGGTCTCGGCCGCCGAGATCCTGTCGGGCAACGGCTACACCACGGCGCTCATCGGCAAGTGGCACGTGGGCGAGCAGGAGGGCATGCGCCCCCACGAGGTTGGCTTCGACGAGTACTACGGCATCCTCTCTGTCGTCAGCGAGTTCTCCCAGCAGTTCGACGAGCGGCTGTACCCCGACCTGGTCCTCCGCCCCGAGCGCATGGCCGCGGTGGCCAAGCTCAGCGAGCCGGCGATCACCAAGGGGGTCAAGGGCGGCCCGCTGGAGATCGCCGAGGAACTCGCCACGACCGACGACCTGGGCCAGCTCGATCAGAGGTTCGCCGATGCGTCCGAAGACTTCATCCGGCGGACGGTGGACGCCGATCGCCCGTTCTATCTGGTGCACGCCTTCAGCCGCGTGCACAACGACAACTACCCGGCCGAGGGCTACGCCGGCAAGAGCCCGGCCGGCTTCCCGTACAAGGACGGCATCATCGAGATCGACGACATCACCGAGCGTCTGCTCGGGGTGCTCGCCGACACGGGCCAGCTGGAGAACACGCTCGTGTTCTTCACCTCCGACAACGGCGCCAACGAGGACCTCTCGCCCGACGCGGGCTTCCAGCCCTGGCGCGGCGGCAAGGGCACCACGTGGGAGGGCGGCGTGCGCGTGCCCGGCATCGCGTACTGGCCCGGCACGATCGCGGCCGGGCGGCAGAGCGACGGGCTGTTCGATCTGTGCGACCTGTTCAACACGTCGCTGGCCGTCGCCGGGCTGGACATCCCCAGCGTCACCAGCGAGGAACTGTACATCGACGGCGTCGACCAGACCTCGTTCCTGCTGGCCGACGACGGCCAGAGCAATCGCGAGGCGGTGTTCATGTACTCCGAAAACACGCTCATGGCGGTGCGCTGGCTCGAGTACAAGGTGCACTTCCGGGTGTTCCAGACCCATGCGCCGCGCCGCAACCTCGATGAAACGACGATCGCGGCCACCGGCATGAGCCCGTGGGTGTACAACCTGTACATGGACCCCAAGGAGCAGGCCAGCACCGGCCACTCGCGCTTCGAGTGGGGCATCCCACAGGTGTTGCAGAAGGCCGGCGCGCACAACGCCACGTTCGAGAAGTTCCCGCGGAAGGACATCGGGCTGCGCAAGCCCTGA
- a CDS encoding LssY C-terminal domain-containing protein: MTVLELAVGIAVLLAVFWVGRLLIHRFWPYRTTSIEAAGVLEHAQVQSSGPVRVTISALGRTEAHRVFGVPLAIRGIQPVWIEVENGEDVPLFYLRAGTDASWYSPFETSWLARYRAARPANRKLQDRCYDLSFKNPIPPGQTRCGCIFTRVDEGTKAVDLDLVGIGKVVHSFTFSLDVPGFRVDSQGIDFEKLYAPQDVVDLESEDDLREALEALPRCTSNKAGDRQGDPLNVVLIGTHADGRAAFARRGWHPTEQTYAAAVWRTIRSFIFRARYRYSPVSPLYVFGRRQDISAQKARESITLRNHARFWLTHLRFRGDPVWIGQISRDIGVRFVLGLPPTTHKIDPDVDEARGGLVQDLGYSQALARFGYVKGVGEAPRDAQRVNLTGDPYFTDGLRAVLFFDKRPLTLEKVEFIDQWELPEPHR; this comes from the coding sequence GTGACGGTCCTGGAACTGGCAGTTGGCATCGCGGTTCTGCTGGCGGTGTTCTGGGTCGGTCGCCTGCTGATCCACCGCTTCTGGCCCTACCGGACGACCTCCATCGAAGCCGCGGGCGTGCTCGAGCACGCCCAGGTCCAGTCGAGCGGCCCGGTGCGCGTCACCATCTCGGCCCTGGGGCGAACCGAAGCGCACCGCGTCTTCGGCGTGCCGCTGGCGATCCGCGGCATCCAACCGGTCTGGATCGAGGTCGAGAACGGCGAGGACGTCCCGCTCTTCTATCTTCGAGCGGGAACCGACGCCTCCTGGTACTCGCCCTTCGAGACCTCCTGGCTGGCCCGCTATCGCGCTGCGCGCCCGGCCAATCGAAAACTCCAGGACCGCTGCTACGACCTGAGCTTCAAGAACCCCATCCCGCCGGGCCAGACGCGCTGCGGATGCATCTTCACGCGCGTCGACGAAGGCACCAAGGCGGTCGATCTCGACCTGGTGGGCATCGGCAAGGTCGTCCACAGCTTCACGTTCTCGCTCGACGTGCCGGGGTTCCGCGTCGACTCCCAGGGCATCGACTTCGAGAAGCTCTACGCCCCCCAGGACGTCGTGGACCTGGAATCCGAGGACGACCTCCGCGAGGCCCTCGAAGCGCTCCCGCGGTGCACGTCCAACAAGGCGGGGGATCGCCAGGGCGACCCGCTCAACGTCGTCCTGATCGGGACCCACGCCGACGGCAGGGCCGCCTTCGCACGGCGTGGATGGCATCCGACCGAGCAGACCTACGCGGCCGCGGTCTGGCGGACGATTCGCTCGTTCATCTTCCGGGCGCGCTACCGCTATTCGCCCGTCAGCCCGCTGTACGTCTTCGGACGGCGCCAGGACATCTCGGCCCAGAAGGCCCGCGAGTCGATCACGCTCAGGAACCACGCTCGATTCTGGCTCACCCACCTGCGTTTCCGGGGCGATCCGGTCTGGATCGGACAGATCAGCCGCGACATCGGCGTTCGCTTCGTCCTTGGACTCCCACCAACCACGCACAAGATCGATCCGGACGTCGACGAGGCGCGAGGCGGCCTGGTCCAGGACCTGGGCTACTCCCAGGCGCTGGCGCGCTTCGGGTACGTCAAGGGCGTCGGCGAGGCGCCGCGGGACGCCCAGCGCGTGAACCTGACCGGCGATCCGTACTTCACCGATGGGCTCCGGGCGGTCCTGTTCTTCGACAAGCGACCGCTGACCCTCGAAAAGGTCGAGTTCATCGACCAATGGGAGCTGCCCGAGCCGCACCGATGA
- a CDS encoding formylglycine-generating enzyme family protein, translating into MIWHSLMLGVLVQAAMPKEPASCCAPPDAMMLRLAALAQPEDSTPASTEGMVYIPGGEFSMGSTDPLARLDEAPVHRVRVDGFWIDATEVTNAQFEAFVDATGYLTIAERPVDWDELKKQLPEGTPKPPDEALQPGSLVFTPPESAVDLRNFGLWWTWTQGASWRHPEGPGSTIKDRMDHPVVHIAWDDAVAYATWAGKRLPTEAEWEFAARGGLEGAVNAWGNEPIAPTRANTWDGQFPHNNTSADGFARTAPVKSYPPNGYGLYDVAGNVWEWTSDLYRHDEYARRVSAANRAGDTEPVFDNPRGPERAVDPRNPLAAASYIHRGGSFLCNDSYCASYRPSARMAAPSDSALSHLGFRCVSDALPPPDTTSTENASKQGAGS; encoded by the coding sequence ATGATCTGGCACAGCCTCATGCTCGGCGTGCTCGTGCAGGCGGCGATGCCCAAAGAGCCCGCGTCTTGCTGCGCGCCGCCCGACGCCATGATGCTGCGTTTGGCCGCATTGGCCCAGCCCGAGGATTCGACACCCGCCAGCACCGAGGGCATGGTCTACATCCCCGGCGGCGAGTTCTCGATGGGCTCGACCGACCCGCTCGCTCGGCTGGACGAGGCCCCCGTGCACCGCGTGCGGGTCGACGGCTTCTGGATCGACGCGACCGAGGTGACCAACGCGCAGTTCGAAGCGTTCGTCGACGCGACCGGCTACCTGACCATCGCTGAGCGCCCGGTCGACTGGGACGAGCTCAAGAAGCAGTTGCCCGAGGGCACGCCCAAGCCGCCCGACGAGGCGCTCCAGCCCGGCTCGCTGGTGTTCACGCCGCCCGAGTCGGCCGTCGACCTGAGAAACTTCGGCCTGTGGTGGACATGGACCCAGGGCGCGAGCTGGAGGCACCCCGAGGGCCCGGGCTCGACAATCAAGGATCGCATGGACCACCCAGTCGTGCACATCGCCTGGGACGACGCCGTCGCCTACGCAACGTGGGCCGGCAAGCGATTGCCCACCGAGGCCGAATGGGAGTTCGCCGCTCGCGGCGGGCTCGAGGGCGCCGTCAACGCGTGGGGCAATGAGCCCATCGCCCCGACGCGCGCGAACACGTGGGACGGGCAGTTCCCGCACAACAACACCAGCGCCGACGGCTTTGCGCGCACGGCCCCGGTGAAGAGCTACCCGCCCAACGGCTACGGGCTCTATGACGTGGCCGGCAACGTGTGGGAGTGGACCAGCGACCTGTACCGCCACGATGAGTACGCACGTCGCGTGTCGGCGGCCAATCGAGCAGGCGACACGGAACCGGTCTTCGACAACCCGCGCGGCCCCGAGCGCGCCGTCGACCCGCGCAACCCGCTGGCCGCGGCGAGCTACATCCATCGCGGTGGCTCATTCCTTTGCAACGATAGTTATTGCGCGAGCTACCGTCCCAGCGCGCGCATGGCGGCGCCGTCGGATTCGGCGTTAAGCCACCTGGGATTCCGCTGCGTCAGTGATGCGCTGCCACCACCCGATACAACGAGCACCGAGAACGCATCCAAGCAAGGGGCGGGCTCCTAG
- a CDS encoding arylsulfatase gives MQVRSTIVLVAVLVLAASAFARNGNQQGQQEQGQASRPNILIIWGDDVGMWNISAYHRGMMGGETPNIDRIAKEGMIFMDHLAQASCTAGRASFITGQYPIRTGLTTVGLPGAKEGLQDSDPTLASMLQDHGYATGQFGKNHLGDRDEHLPTAHGFDEFYGILYHLNAGEYPEQYDFPKDEAVQERFNLKQRGIIHSRALPDGGQEIEDLGPWGREVQRTLDQQVLEQSKRFITDAVESDTPFFVWHNTTRMHYRTNLSEEYEGKSGLGIYADGMMELDDDVGELLDLLDELGVDENTIVMFSTDNGAPSNSWPDGGNHPFHGEKGVGGWEGGFRVPMLVKWDGRIPAATHTGEFMTMEDWVPTLMAWVGDQDIKEDLLDGMEINGKQFRVHLDGYDQSDILLRNGASHRKEFFYFTETVFHGMRYDPWKLLFIDQEEWFRAEQVPLSTPILINMELDPFERFIEARGYDEWSENRSWILGQAGGVIAGFVKTFEEYPPSQKGMSVQVTNLSEKINSMPGSR, from the coding sequence ATGCAGGTACGAAGCACGATCGTGCTGGTCGCCGTCCTGGTGCTGGCCGCCTCGGCCTTCGCCCGTAATGGCAACCAGCAGGGCCAGCAGGAACAGGGGCAGGCATCCAGGCCCAACATCCTCATCATCTGGGGCGACGACGTGGGCATGTGGAACATCAGCGCCTACCACCGCGGCATGATGGGCGGCGAGACCCCCAACATCGATCGCATCGCCAAAGAGGGCATGATCTTCATGGATCACCTCGCCCAGGCCTCCTGCACGGCCGGCCGGGCCTCGTTCATCACCGGGCAGTACCCCATCCGCACGGGGCTGACCACGGTCGGCCTGCCGGGCGCCAAGGAGGGGTTGCAGGACTCCGACCCGACGCTGGCGTCGATGCTCCAGGACCACGGCTACGCCACCGGTCAGTTCGGCAAGAACCACCTCGGTGACCGGGACGAGCACCTGCCCACGGCGCACGGCTTCGATGAGTTCTACGGCATCCTCTACCACCTCAACGCCGGCGAGTACCCAGAGCAGTACGATTTCCCAAAGGACGAGGCAGTCCAGGAGCGGTTCAACCTCAAGCAGCGCGGCATCATCCACTCCCGTGCACTGCCGGATGGTGGGCAGGAGATCGAGGACCTGGGCCCCTGGGGCCGCGAGGTGCAGCGCACGCTCGACCAGCAGGTGCTCGAGCAATCGAAGCGGTTCATCACCGACGCCGTCGAGAGCGACACGCCGTTCTTCGTGTGGCACAACACCACGCGCATGCACTACCGCACGAACCTCAGTGAGGAATACGAGGGCAAGAGCGGCCTGGGCATCTACGCCGATGGCATGATGGAGCTCGACGACGACGTCGGCGAGCTGCTCGACCTGCTCGACGAGCTCGGCGTCGATGAGAACACGATCGTCATGTTCTCCACCGACAATGGCGCCCCCTCGAATTCCTGGCCCGACGGCGGCAACCACCCCTTCCACGGCGAGAAAGGCGTCGGCGGCTGGGAGGGCGGCTTCCGCGTGCCCATGCTCGTGAAGTGGGACGGCAGGATCCCCGCCGCAACGCACACCGGCGAGTTCATGACCATGGAGGATTGGGTCCCCACGCTCATGGCCTGGGTCGGCGACCAAGACATCAAGGAGGACCTGCTCGACGGCATGGAGATCAACGGCAAGCAGTTCCGAGTCCACTTGGACGGCTACGACCAGAGCGACATCCTGCTCAGGAACGGCGCGAGCCATCGCAAGGAGTTCTTCTACTTCACCGAAACCGTCTTCCACGGCATGCGCTACGACCCGTGGAAGCTGCTCTTCATCGACCAGGAAGAGTGGTTCCGCGCCGAGCAGGTCCCGCTCTCCACGCCCATCCTCATCAACATGGAGCTCGACCCGTTCGAGCGCTTCATCGAGGCGCGCGGCTACGACGAATGGTCGGAGAACCGCAGCTGGATCCTCGGCCAGGCCGGCGGCGTCATCGCCGGGTTCGTCAAGACCTTCGAGGAATATCCGCCCAGCCAGAAGGGCATGTCGGTCCAGGTCACGAACCTGAGCGAGAAGATCAACTCGATGCCGGGCAGCCGTTAG
- a CDS encoding ATP-binding protein → MSDHRPESSGETPPAPARPGRRPARLLGTMRIRKKLIVLHTLFSAGLAALMFFILRPAIADLVRQAEAEDAAYVLSTLDLRELTDGRPNGRRTVAPGITLRWGQADALGLDPSAIAGLQRAATAPVPLAHGGGDGLGLGSAGVYLPHAAGGGYYVVDRRLEGVRASVARLDAVLLLSMLGVYLLIAAALEVFVLPRHVYQPIRRMLRADLAVQQGERSAELIDPRFMPQDELGEIMRSRNRSITALRRNEAELARTLAELELVAGDLKRKNHLLENARRNLADADRLASLGMLSAGVAHEINTPLAVLKGLVSELNTRPDRPVEARKAQLMARVVDRLERLGEGLLDFARVRSPRIAPVEVSALVAQALELLGLDDPVRRVRVEVAVPGALRVPCDGDRMVQVLVNLVRNAAEALVESDARDPTVRIAAEALEREGSNWVSITIADNGPGIRPELLASLFEPFVSSRLDAKGTGLGLAVADGIVREHGGVLIARNGPRGGAEFEVLLPAFAPASGV, encoded by the coding sequence GTGAGCGACCATCGGCCCGAATCGTCCGGCGAAACGCCGCCCGCTCCGGCGCGACCGGGTCGCCGCCCGGCCCGGCTGCTGGGCACGATGCGCATCCGCAAGAAGCTCATCGTGCTGCACACGCTCTTCTCCGCCGGACTGGCGGCGCTGATGTTCTTCATCCTCAGGCCGGCCATCGCCGACCTGGTGCGCCAGGCCGAGGCCGAGGACGCCGCCTACGTGCTGAGCACGCTGGACCTGCGCGAGTTGACCGATGGGCGGCCTAACGGCCGGCGCACTGTCGCCCCGGGCATCACGCTGCGGTGGGGCCAGGCCGATGCGCTCGGGCTCGATCCGTCGGCCATCGCCGGGCTGCAGCGCGCCGCCACCGCGCCCGTGCCCTTGGCGCACGGGGGCGGCGACGGACTGGGCCTGGGCTCGGCGGGCGTGTACCTGCCCCACGCGGCGGGCGGGGGCTACTACGTGGTCGACCGCCGGCTCGAGGGCGTGCGGGCGTCGGTGGCGCGCCTCGACGCGGTGCTGCTGCTGAGCATGCTGGGCGTGTACCTGCTCATCGCCGCCGCGCTGGAGGTCTTCGTGCTGCCGCGGCACGTGTACCAGCCCATCCGCCGGATGCTGCGTGCCGACCTGGCCGTGCAGCAGGGCGAGCGCTCGGCCGAGCTGATCGACCCCAGGTTCATGCCCCAGGACGAGCTGGGCGAGATCATGCGCAGCCGGAACCGTTCCATCACGGCGCTGCGCAGGAACGAAGCCGAGCTGGCGCGAACGCTGGCCGAGTTGGAACTCGTCGCGGGTGATCTGAAGCGCAAGAACCATCTCCTGGAGAATGCCCGGCGGAACCTGGCCGACGCCGACCGGCTGGCGTCGCTGGGCATGCTCAGCGCGGGCGTCGCCCACGAGATCAACACGCCCCTGGCGGTGCTCAAGGGGCTTGTTTCGGAGCTCAACACCAGGCCTGATCGCCCGGTCGAGGCGCGCAAGGCGCAGCTCATGGCCCGTGTCGTCGATCGGCTTGAGCGCCTGGGTGAGGGCCTGCTGGACTTCGCCCGGGTGCGATCGCCACGCATCGCGCCCGTCGAAGTGAGCGCCCTGGTGGCCCAGGCGCTGGAACTGCTGGGCCTGGACGACCCGGTGCGGCGCGTGCGCGTGGAAGTGGCGGTTCCGGGAGCGCTGCGCGTGCCGTGCGATGGCGACCGCATGGTGCAGGTGCTGGTGAACCTGGTGCGCAACGCGGCTGAGGCGCTCGTCGAGAGCGATGCGCGCGATCCGACGGTGCGCATCGCCGCCGAGGCGCTGGAGCGCGAGGGCTCTAATTGGGTGAGCATCACGATCGCCGACAACGGCCCGGGCATCCGCCCCGAGCTTCTGGCCAGCCTGTTCGAGCCGTTCGTGAGTTCGCGGCTGGACGCCAAGGGCACGGGCCTGGGCCTGGCGGTGGCCGACGGCATCGTGCGCGAGCACGGGGGCGTGCTGATTGCGCGCAACGGCCCGCGCGGGGGGGCCGAGTTTGAGGTGCTGCTCCCGGCGTTCGCGCCGGCGTCGGGGGTGTGA
- a CDS encoding arylsulfatase, with amino-acid sequence MTRTRSMITLALVLVLAASALAQRGNQRNQPGQQGQQNQGQASKPNILVIWGDDIGWSNLGVYNHGVMGYPTPNLDSIGQQGVIFTDHYAHPSCTAGRAAFITGQYPIRSGMTTVGQPGDALGLQAESPCLAAVLKAEGYATGHFGKNHLGDRNEHLPTNHGFDEFFGNLYHLNTQEEAEQRDYQNFGEAFSGSLEAYEEQFGTRGVIHSFATDEFDDTEHPRFGIVGRQTIEDTGPLTQERMKNFDGGEVIPRALDFIERSQDEDKPFFVWLNTSRMHLYTRIDDEWLRKVEKYTSEADYHGAGMLQHDHDIGVVLQALKDMGLDENTIIVYSTDNGPEHASWPHGATTPFRGEKMTTYEGGVRVPCMARWPGKIPAGTKLNGIQSHMELFTTLAAAAGVDDVAERIMAEKNQPIDGVNNLPYWLGEADQSARNHLFYYYETKLTAVRMGPWKFHFSTKEDYYANLVPRTVPLVFNIRMDPYESYDNKDSYGHLLQKVSWLIQPMGRLMAEHLQSLTEYPPVQGGKSFDMSNVVEEYIEKARQ; translated from the coding sequence ATGACGCGAACGCGCAGCATGATCACGCTGGCCCTCGTTCTGGTGCTGGCCGCCTCGGCCCTCGCCCAGCGCGGCAACCAGCGGAACCAGCCCGGCCAGCAGGGCCAGCAGAATCAGGGCCAGGCATCGAAGCCCAACATCCTCGTGATCTGGGGCGACGACATCGGCTGGTCGAACCTGGGCGTCTACAACCACGGCGTCATGGGCTACCCCACGCCCAACCTGGACAGCATCGGCCAGCAGGGCGTGATCTTCACCGACCACTACGCCCACCCCTCGTGCACGGCCGGGCGCGCCGCGTTCATCACCGGGCAGTACCCCATCCGCTCGGGCATGACGACCGTCGGCCAGCCGGGCGATGCGCTGGGGTTGCAGGCCGAGTCTCCGTGCCTGGCGGCGGTGCTCAAGGCCGAGGGCTACGCGACGGGCCACTTCGGTAAGAACCACCTGGGCGACCGCAACGAGCACCTGCCAACGAACCACGGCTTCGACGAGTTCTTCGGCAACCTCTACCACCTCAACACGCAGGAGGAGGCCGAGCAGCGCGACTACCAGAACTTCGGTGAGGCGTTCTCGGGCAGCCTCGAGGCCTACGAAGAGCAGTTCGGCACGCGCGGCGTGATCCACTCCTTCGCGACCGACGAGTTCGACGACACCGAGCACCCACGATTCGGCATCGTCGGCCGCCAGACCATCGAGGATACCGGCCCGCTCACGCAGGAGCGCATGAAGAACTTCGACGGCGGCGAGGTGATCCCCAGGGCCCTGGACTTCATCGAGCGATCGCAGGACGAGGACAAGCCGTTCTTCGTCTGGCTCAACACGTCACGCATGCACCTGTACACGCGCATCGACGACGAGTGGCTCCGCAAGGTCGAGAAGTACACCAGCGAGGCGGACTACCACGGCGCCGGCATGCTCCAGCACGACCACGACATCGGGGTGGTGCTGCAAGCCCTCAAGGACATGGGCCTGGACGAGAACACGATCATCGTCTACTCCACCGACAACGGCCCGGAGCACGCCTCGTGGCCGCACGGGGCGACCACGCCCTTCCGCGGCGAGAAGATGACCACCTACGAGGGCGGCGTGCGCGTGCCGTGCATGGCCCGCTGGCCCGGCAAGATCCCCGCGGGGACGAAGCTCAACGGCATCCAGAGCCACATGGAGCTGTTCACCACGCTGGCCGCCGCGGCGGGCGTCGACGACGTGGCCGAGCGCATCATGGCCGAGAAGAACCAGCCGATCGACGGCGTCAACAACCTGCCCTACTGGCTGGGCGAGGCCGACCAATCGGCCCGCAACCACCTGTTCTATTACTACGAGACCAAGCTGACCGCCGTGCGCATGGGGCCGTGGAAGTTCCACTTCTCGACCAAGGAAGACTACTACGCCAACCTCGTGCCGCGCACGGTGCCGCTGGTCTTCAACATCCGCATGGATCCCTACGAGAGCTACGACAACAAGGACTCGTACGGCCACCTGCTGCAGAAGGTCTCCTGGCTCATCCAGCCGATGGGCCGCCTGATGGCCGAGCACCTGCAATCGCTGACCGAGTATCCCCCGGTGCAGGGCGGCAAGTCGTTCGACATGTCCAACGTGGTCGAGGAGTACATCGAGAAGGCGAGGCAGTAG